Proteins from one Bombus pyrosoma isolate SC7728 linkage group LG16, ASM1482585v1, whole genome shotgun sequence genomic window:
- the LOC122576650 gene encoding protein Gawky isoform X4 — MFPHNSSSHEISTETNAFVQNSMGDVVVLGKSSPIRVGEGRESENDRYCDIEFINNMMAKPNSHRENTAANDFLTVLSNQTGKFILTSRSSTCQSVASSTTKHPTKDHLLTSFSVLNIRVLSISVNLRLTGDKCAIDEGVPSLVRIPKSDRPSSGHFSLDSLDNYSLLGSCLHPGKYNNIKSNSSLLSNNNDNYKSVILLSSTSNHYFLRVEMDGGAIAMRLRTSKILILNLKEKTVEMLSWVINGISDVATITVGALSFQDNVKSNEPSGTYFASYRYSGSYTRLGPEFVKSLSKSTIGDRFRVKGENQDEFALYIPTMTTCKPTMTLTRQSASRIIGVPGSRPNYFEILWPDQMHTPHKFYGSLSNCLTEYHNDSLPEGEEKENNSSKCFGNFNEQIQCRNIGENTINDNELRRIRSQTAVYFNDEHYTQTGVFCFCGFERNYDCQNSHELIERDVSISLSCSSLLKRTKLKYQAFTGVIDGKYSSENLCDLYQSKETLFKVLQAIGFNVENIFTESLVNSKQFSLTSSTYQTAQFIDSENSNEAMKIDAIAVNLHNCNQFKKYKAAAPGSKDKRTTNGNLTVSTPVEEISSRNYPISSFSGRKEVDNANGVSRTYLIHCARNLIAASVGVSKDILQAYRTDLKHVLTLLFGQICDLDEFNLGYKKRWGIPGILRLAGGGENSLNSSGTTNWGSTQTSTTNNNNNNQSGWGGNSGNPSGSSGAPGNWTGNSVNRSVAGNPNSNQNQGPPGGQNVPGNVNKVSNPNQQSNQQSGPPTSQSSGTSQGSQNSNQWSQGKSNNPGGSSQNSSVQNNNTSAQQQQQQQQQSNSSNNNNQSNNQAQGSVNSSNTPANNNPSTKQQLEQLNTVREALFSQDGWGCQNVNQDTNWDVPTSPEPSMSKDGVPIWKTPVNNGTDLWEANLRNGGQPPPQQQAKTPWGHTPATNIGGTWGEDDEGADTSNMWTGAPTSSQPNSAAGQWTTGTSNQTGMWGGSNWGDPRIDHRDPRDLRSVDPREMRDPRDHRMSLDPREHIRVMDPMARDPRMADMRGDPRGISGRLNGANADAMWGQPPGPPHHQMGHQHPSGPPTKMLNPSNINQWAAPPPKDIMPGKPSGWEEPSPPTQRRNVPNYDDGTSLWGNPAVNQRTIPGSKVSHWKDLPTPNIGRGGMQCPPGMPQNRMPAQPGMKPDVSGPMWGHPGAAGGRNGSWAEGPHDTGSWDDPKTPSTWNEAQLNPGTWGGPSAHKPKPMGPTGSWADTDMDPTPSWGHPTKPTLTKEVIWNSREFRYLCDMGYKKEDVELALRTREMNREEALELLSQVRPLDQWRRHDAHSTYDPTNQATTAPAYPRFNHVAQQMSFPPGAGVPSGNATGSVGGSVASASLLKLQQQQQQTAVPLQQQQPSSNAPQPPFNQASRAPQNQPSTQQLRMLVQQIQLAVQEGYLNHQILNQPLAPQTLILLNQLLQQIKVLQQLHQQHSVQSTMKGNGQSVLQISVQITKTKQQIANLQNQIAVQQATYMKQQQQQQQQQQQQQQHPVPPSQSSEYYKSSVHDPMSALQNSFTDLTMNKEPPVSQQQSRLNQWKLPSLDKDGELVSNEFSRAPGTTRDGTWSTRLGESGWPDPGNSDSTDGKDWQPTGAAAGAAAFTDLVPEFEPGKPWKGTQMKSIEDDPSITPGSIVRSPLSLATIKDPDAIFSSSSKTSPPPQQPTNPDTSIPSLSNSTWTFNPPATTPNAFTSSKNTWGESAPPPTAVTSELWGAPMSKVRGPPPGLSSKTTGNTSNGWAGFGTVSRSSSWGFQSSTNAAWVSTWLLLKNLTPQIDGSTLKTLCMQHGPVQDFRLYLNHGIALTKYSSRDEAIKAQGALNNCVLGNTTIFAESPADTEVHSLLQQLSHGGQQQAGATTGAGWGLRPSNKTGPPPDTWGGSSSQLWGAPPSSNSLWSSAGIDSNDQQRATPSSLNSYLPGDLLGGESM, encoded by the exons ATGTTTCCACACAATTCTAGTTCACATGAGATTTCTACAGAAACAAATGCCTTCGTACAAAATTCCATG GGGGATGTAGTAGTATTAGGGAAAAGCAGTCCGATAAGGGTTGGGGAGGGAAGAGAATCAGAGAATGATAGGTACTGTGATATCGAGTTCATAAACAACATGATGGCCAAACCTAATAGCCATCGCGAAAATACCGCCGCCAATGACTTTTTAACCGTCCTGTCGAACCAAACtg GCAAGTTTATCTTGACCAGTCGAAGCTCGACCTGCCAGTCAGTGGCGTCGTCAACCACAAAACACCCAACAAAAGATCATCTTCTAACTAGCTTTAGCGTACTAAACATTAGGGTACTAAGTATAAGCGTAAATCTAAGATTAACAGGAGATAAGTGCGCAATCGATGAAGGGGTACCTAGCCTAGTTAGGATACCCAAGTCTGATCGCCCCTCGTCAGGCCACTTTTCTCTCGACTCTCTTGACAATTACTCCTTACTAGGATCCTGCCTTCATCCGGgcaaatacaataatattaagtcTAATTCTAGCCTCCtaagtaataataacgataactACAAGTCTGTGATATTGCTCAGCTCAACCAGTAACCATTATTTCCTCCGCGTTGAAATGGACGGTGGTGCGATTGCAATGAGACTAAGAAcctcaaaaatattaattttgaacttAAAAGAAAAGACGGTGGAGATGTTGTCCTGGGTAATTAATGGTATTAGTGACGTGGCAACAATTACTGTTGGTGCTCTTTCATTTCAGGATAATGTTAAGTCTAACGAGCCTTCGGGCACTTATTTCGCGAGCTATAGGTACTCAGGGTCGTATACGCGTCTTGGCCCTGAGTTTGTTAAGTCTCTTTCTAAGTCTACTATAGGGGATAGGTTTAGGGTTAAGGGGGAGAACCAAGACGAGTTCGCTCTCTACATTCCTACTATGACTACCTGCAAGCCTACGATGACGCTTACACGCCAATCTGCATCCCGAATAATCGGTGTACCTGGATCTCGGCCGAACTACTTCGAGATATTATGGCCCGACCAAATGCACACTCCTCACAAATTTTATGGCAGTTTATCAAACTGTTTAACGGAATATCACAATGATTCTCTTccagaaggagaagaaaaagaaaataattcttcgaaatgtttcggtaattttaacgaacaaatacaatgcCGAAACATTGGTGAAAATACGATTAACGATAACGAACTAAGAAGGATCAGATCTCAAACTGCTGTCTATTTCAATGACGAACATTATACTCAGACAGGAGTATTTTGTTTTTGCGGTTTTGAGAGAAACTACGATTGCCAAAATTCGCACGAGTTGATAGAAAGAGATGTTTCTATTAGTTTGTCGTGCTCTAGTTTACTTAAACGAACGAAGCTGAAGTATCAAGCTTTCACTGGTGTgatcgatggaaaatattcttcaGAAAATCTCTGTGATTTGTATCAATCTAAAGAGACGTTATTCAAAGTACTCCAAGCTATCGGATTTAATGTTGAGAACATTTTCACAGAAAGTCTGGTAAATTCTAAGCAATTCAGTCTGACCAGTTCGACGTATCAAACTGCCCAGTTCATTGACAGTGAGAATTCTAATGAAGCAATGAAGATCGATGCCATTGCAGTAAACTTACATAATTGCAatcagtttaaaaaatataaagctgCTGCTCCTGGTTCAAAGGATAAACGAACcacaaatggaaatttaacTGTTTCTACTCCAGTGGAAGAAATATCCTCTAGAAATTATCCAATTTCTAGTTTCTCGGGGAGAAAGGAAGTCGACAACGCAAATGGCGTGAGTCGAACTTATCTTATTCATTGTGCAAGGAATCTCATAGCAGCGTCCGTTGGAGTTTCCAAAGACATCTTACAAGCTTACAGAACTGATCTTAAGCACGTGTTAACGCTCCTTTTTGGACAGATTTGCGATCTTGATGAATTCAATTTGGGGTATAAGAAAAGGTGGGGAATTCCTGGAATTTTGAGATTGGCTGGCGGGGGTGAAAATTCATTGAATAGCAGTGGAACTACAAATTGGGGCTCTACACAAACTAGTACTAcaaataacaacaacaacaaccaATCGGGTTGGGGAGGAAACTCTGGGAATCCTTCCGGAAGTAGCGGAGCACCTGGTAATTGGACTGGAAACAGTGTAAACAGGTCCGTTGCTGGAAATCCAAATTCAAATCAAAATCAGGGACCTCCAGGTGGACAAAATGTCCCAG GTAACGTGAATAAAGTGAGCAATCCAAATCAACAATCAAATCAACAATCAGGTCCACCCACTTCTCAATCAAGTGGCACAAGTCAGGGTAGTCAAAACAGCAACCAATGGTCACAGGGAAAATCTAATAATCCTGGAGGATCAAGTCAGAACTCTTctgttcaaaataataatacttcagcccaacaacagcaacaacagcagcaacagtCGAATTCcagtaacaataataatcaGTCAAACAATCAGGCTCAGGGATCTGTTAACAGTAGTAATACACCTGCAAACAATAATCCTTCAACAAAGCAACAATTAGAACAGTTAAATACAGTGAGGGAAGCACTTTTTAGTCAAGATGGTTGGGGTTGT CAGAATGTGAATCAGGACACAAACTGGGATGTCCCAACATCTCCAGAACCTAGTATGTCAAAAGATGGAGTTCCAATCTGGAAGACACCGGTAAACAATGGCACAGATTTATGGGAAGCTAATCTCAGAAATGGTGGTCAACCTCCACCTCAGCAACAAGCTAAAACACCTTGGGGTCATACACCAGCAACAAACATTGGTGGAACTTGGGGTGAAGATGATGAAGGTGCAGATACATCTAATATGTGGACTGGTGCCCCCACATCTTCCCAACCAAATTCTGCAGCTGGCCAATGGACGACTGGTACCAGTAACCAAACTGGTATGTGGGGAg GATCCAACTGGGGTGATCCAAGGATCGATCATCGAGATCCTAGAGATCTCCGTTCTGTTGATCCTAGAGAGATGCGAGATCCCCGTGACCACAGAATGTCTTTGGATCCTCGAGAACACATACGTGTGATGGATCCAATGGCTCGTGATCCTAGGATGGCAGACATGCGTGGGGATCCCCGCGGGATTTCTGGAAGGTTAAACGGTGCCAATGCGGATGCAATGTGGGGTCAACCACCAGGTCCTCCACATCACCAAATGGGACATCAACATCCTTCAGGCCCTCCAACAAAGATGTTAAATCCTTCCAATATAAATCAATGGGCTGCACCACCACCAAAGGATATTATGCCAGGAAAACCATCAGGTTGGGAAGAACCTTCTCCACCAACACAAAGAAGGAATGTTCCAAACTATGACGATGGCACAAGTTTATGGGGAAATCCTGCAGTTAATCAGAGGACCATACCTGGTAGTAAGGTTTCTCATTGGAAGGACCTTCCAACACCAAATATAGGGAGAGGAG GAATGCAATGTCCTCCGGGCATGCCACAGAATAGAATGCCAGCTCAACCTGGAATGAAACCAGATGTTAGTGGACCAATGTGGGGACATCCTGGTGCTGCTGGTGGACGAAATGGTAGTTGGGCTGAAGGACCACATGATACAGGTTCATGGGATGATCCAAAAACACCAAGTACCTGGAACGAAGCTCAATTAAATCCTGGCACTTGGGGTGGACCCAGTGCGCACAAACCTAAACCAATGGGGCCCACTGGAAGCTGGGCTGATACTGATATGGATCCTACTCCTAGTTGGGGTCATCCTACGAAACCAACTCTTACAAAGGAAGTTATATGGAATAGCAGGGAATTTAGATATCTTTGTGACATGGGATACAAA aAAGAGGACGTTGAATTGGCACTGAGAACTCGTGAAATGAATAGAGAGGAAGCTTTGGAACTTCTAAGTCAAGTGCGGCCTTTAGACCAATGGAGAAGACATGACGCACACTCCACTTACGATCCGACAAATCAAGCTACAACTGCGCCAGCATATCCTAGATTTAATCACGTCGCACAGCAAATGTCTTTTCCTCCG gGTGCTGGAGTGCCAAGTGGAAATGCAACTGGTAGTGTGGGAGGATCGGTTGCTAGTGCaagtttattgaaattacaacaacaacagcaacaaacTGCTGTTCCAttacaacaacaacaaccTAGTAGTAATGCACCTCAACCACCTTTCAATCAG gCTTCCAGAGCTCCTCAGAATCAACCCAGTACTCAACAACTGCGTATGTTAGTACAACAGATTCAGCTAGCCGTCCAGGAAGGTTACTTAAAccatcaaattttaaatcaacCACTTGCACCTCAAACTCTAATACTTTTGAACCAACTATTACAACAAATCAAAGTCTTACAACAGCTTCATCAACAACATTCTGTGCAAAGTACAATGAAGGGCAATGGCCAATCTGTTCTTCAGATCAGtgtacaaattacaaaaacaaaaCAGCAAATAGCAAACCTTCAAAACCAAATTGCTGTGCAACAAGCTACTTACATGaagcaacaacagcagcagcagcagcagcaacaacagcagcagcaacacCCTGTGCCACCATCTCAAAGCTCAGAATACTATAAGAGCTCAGTACATGATCCTATGTCAGCTTTGCAAAATAGTTTCACAGATTTGACAATGAATAAGGAACCTCCTGTT agTCAGCAACAGTCAAGACTGAATCAGTGGAAGTTACCTTCTTTGGACAAAGATGGAGAGTTAGTTTCGAACGAGTTCTCGAGAGCACCAGGAACAACCA GAGATGGTACATGGTCCACCAGACTTGGAGAGAGTGGATGGCCAGACCCAGGTAACTCGGATTCCACTGATGGAAAGGATTGGCAACCAACTGGTGCAGCTGCTGGTGCTGCTGCTTTCACCGATCTTGTACCTGAATTTGAACCTGGCAAGCCATGGAAG gGTACCCAGATGAAGAGCATCGAGGATGATCCAAGCATTACTCCAGGCTCTATCGTTCGTTCACCGCTTTCTTTAGCAACGATCAAAGATCCAGATGCCATTTTTTCTTCAAGTAGTAAGACTTCGCCGCCACCACAACAACCTACCAATCCTGATACATCAATACCAAGTTTAAGTAATTCTACTTGGACGTTCAATCCACCTGCTACTACTCCAAACGCATTTACTAG ctCGAAGAACACTTGGGGTGAATCTGCTCCACCGCCGACTGCGGTTACTTCAGAGCTCTGGGGAGCACCAATGAGTAAGGTTCGTGGCCCTCCACCAGGCTTGAGCAGCAAAACTACGGGAAATACGAGCAATGGCTGGGCAGGTTTTGGCACCGTCAGCAGATCCAGTTCATGGGGCTTTCAATCGAGCACAAATGCTGCCTGGGTTTCTACCTGGTTACTACTTAAGAATCTGACGCCTCAAATCGATGGTTCTACTTTGAAAACCCTCTGCATGCAACACGGTCCTGTTCAAGACTTCCGATTATACCTTAATCATGGAATTGCTTTAACCAAATATTCATCAAGAGATGAGGCTATTAAG GCACAAGGTGCTCTGAACAATTGCGTCCTGGGCAACACAACAATTTTCGCAGAATCTCCAGCCGATACCGAGGTGCACAGCTTGTTGCAACAACTTAGTCATGGAGGTCAACAACAAGCTGGAGCTACTACAGGAGCAGGTTGGGGCTTGCGACCATCGAACAAAACTGGTCCACCACCAGACACATGGGGCGGTAGTTCCAGCCAATTATGGGGTGCTCCACCGAGTAGCAATTCTCTTTGGAGCAGCGCTGGCATTGACAGCAATGATCAACAACGTGCTACGCCCAGTTCTCTGAACTCGTACTTACCCGGAGACCTTCTGGGAGGTGAGTCGATGTAG